aggctgtcaCGGGAGTatgtgtgggggagaggagaggtaatcACAGGGGGATGtttggaggagagaagaggagaggagaggctgttgCAGGGGGTTgtttgggggagaggagaggagaggctgtcgCAGGGGGATgtttgggggagaggagaggagaggagaggtgagactGTTGCAGGGGGATGcttgggggagaggagaggctgtcgCAGGGGGTTgtttgggggagaggagaggagaggtaatcACAGGGGGATgtttgggggagaggagaggagaggagaggctgttgCAGGGGGTTgtttgggggagaggaggagaggagaggagaggctgttgCAGGGGGTTgtttgggggagaggaggagaggagaggctgttgCAGGGGGTTgtttgggggagaggaggagaggtgaggctgTTGCAGGGGGTTgtttgggggagaggagaggagaggagaggctgttgCAGGGGGTTgtttgggggagaggaggagaggagaggctgttgCAGGGGGTTgtttgggggagaggaggagaggagaggctgttgCAGGGGGTTgtttgggggagaggagaggagaggctgttgCAGGGGGTTgtttgggggagaggaggagaggagaggctgttgCAGGGGGTTgtttgggggagaggaggagagaagctgTCGCAGGGGGTTgtttgggggagaggagaggagaggagaggtgaggctgTTGCAGTGGGTTGTTTGGGGGAGAAGTAAATGAGAAATCAGACGTacagatgtttttgtttttactccGTGTTGCTGAAGCTCCTGTTGCGTGCTGTGGCGCGTCTCCTTGTTGCTCATGGCTGCGTTCTGACCGTCTCTGCGCCAGCAGGATGCAGACCTGATTTGGTCCCAGATCAGTCAGATCGCGGGCAGAACCGGGCCAGTGGCTCCAGGTCCGCTCCTGTCTGGTGTCGGAGCCCATCAGCGTCAGGGCCGTGTGAGCAGGAACCCTTCTGTGTCAACCCGGTCGCCCGgggcaacacccccccccccccccccaccccaaccctatGGCAGACGCCAGGATGCATGAATGATTGATGGCACATATGTTGGGTTGTCTCCGCACCCTCTTTTGTTCTCCTCCCTCCGCTCgtctttcttttgtctttcgttcctctcctccctgccctcCCCTTCCGTCTGTCGTTTCCTGACGTTTTCCCCGGGCCGATCCCTCGCTCATCTCGCTTGTCTTTTGTTGCAGGTGTGCAAACAGATTTGGCTCGGTCTCTATGACGACAGAACCTCCTCCGTCCCAGACTTCCGGGAACCACAGAAAGTGAAAGAGTTCCTTCAAGAGAAGTACGAGAAGAAAAGATGGTGAGAGCAcacgagcatacacacacacacacacacacacacacacacacacacacacacacacacacacacacaaaaggattgCTGACAGAGCACAGAGCTAAATCCTATGCAGAACTGCCGAAGTGGCTGTTTTTCTCCTAATACACTAAGCAGCATACATGTGCAAGTGCAGTAATGTAAGTGGGTCTGACGACAGCACTATCGGATGACCTCCTACATCTCTGTCATGCTGATATGATgctctcctccccatcctctgCTAGACGGCCTCGGAGTCTTTTGATGAAAGCCCATATTGTTTCACATTTGCAGTGCCCCTTGTTGCTTAAACCACACTACGCATTGTATGACATTGCTGCTAGATTATATTGATAGGCTTTATTTACATGTGCACTTAGTTTCCTGGGCATGAGTACTAATAGAGAACAAATGTGCCAGTATTCAATTGAGTTGACAGTattattcaaaattaagagacaGGTGCACATTTCAATATAACAGTGATTCAAATGTCTCCCAGCAACCGTAGGATggatcagaaaaatgtgcagtggtctctttatttctccagagctctatgtgtatatgtatggagTAGACAACCACAGCTAAGTGTGTGAGCTAAGTGTGTGAGCTAAGTGTGTGAGCTAAGTGTGTGAGCTAAGTGTGTGAGCTAAGTGTGTGAGCTAAGTGTGTGAGCTAAGTGTGTgagctaactgtgtgtgtgtgtgtgtcaggtacgTCCCTCCGGAGCAGGCGCGTGTGGTGGCGTCGGTTCACGCGTCCATCTCCGGCTCGTcggccagcagcaccagcagcacgcCTGAGGTGCGGCCGCTCAAGACCCTGCTGGGGGAGTCCGCCCCCACCCTGCACCTCAACAAGAACACCCccagccaggtgtgtgtgtgtgtgtgtgtgtgtgtgtgtgtgtgtgtgtttgtctttgtgaaaCAGAGAATCAgttagtgtgtgggtgtgtgtttgtctttgtctttgtgaaaCAGAGAATCAGTaaatgattgtttgtgtgtgtgtgcttgtctttgTGAAAGGAATAAtcagtaagtttgtgtgtgtgtgtgtgtgtctgtctgtctgtctgtctttgcgtGTATGCCTGTGAGTAAATGcgaatatgtatgtgtatgtgtatgtgtatttatgtgaaATGTGTACATGCCCTCTCATATAACAGTTATAcagatcatctctctctctctctctctctctctctctctctctctctctctctctctctctctctctctctctctccctctctctctcccccttcagtCTCCGGTGGTGGTTCGTTCTCAGCAGATGCAGATGTCTCATCAGGAGAAGAAGTTCGACCTGCTTAGTGATCTGGGCGGAGACATCTTTGCTGCACCGCCCTCACAAGcttccagctcctcctctgCAAACTTCGCTAACTTTGCACATTTCAACAGCCATCCAGGTATTTGCAGCAGTGCACTtgtgcagacacacgcacacacacgcgcacgcacacacacacacacacacacgcgcatgcatgcacacaggagcacatacatacacacacacacaggcatgtacaaAGCAATAATATAATTATCACCTCCTCTACTGATAGTTACACATGGCCAAGTGTACACCCAAACAATGATCCATTTCAGGCCACCTCTTACAAATGAAAGGAAGACCTAAATGGTTAGTTATATTTGCAGAGTTGCTATCAGACTGTGTAGAAAATCAGTGTCCACCCAAAACTGACTCTCTGTCAGCCACTGATCATAAATAAATTCCATCAGTCTTCACTGTAGTATGACAAGAGTAtagacatgctcacacatacacacactcacacactcacacacagtcacacactcacaggtatcCAAATCCCACAAAATGTGGTGATTACTGACACGTCCACATGGGTTCATGCTGTGCGCGGTCTCAGGGTAAAAAGCGGTCCGTCTGACCCACATTCTGCCCTCCCTGGTGCCCCAGACTGGACGGGCTcgttgatgttgtgtgtgtgttgtgttctggtcCCGTGGTGTCCAGACGCGTCTGATGACCACCATTGATCATCGTTACATCGTTCTTCTGTGTCCATGCTCATCAGAGTCTGTCTCGATCCATCAGTCATATCCcccctctgtttgtgtttgtttgtttgtttgtttgtttgtgttgaccCCTCCTGACCTCCATCAGCTCCGAACGCTAACGCAAGTGCAGACTTTGCCAACTTCGATGCGTTTGGGagctctgctgctgcagccacTCCTGCTCCATTTCCATCCGCTCCACCTGCAGGTATCACACCAgtgtaatgcacacacacacacacacacacacacacacacacacacacacacactcatgctctctctcacacacacacacacacacacacatgctcatacactcatgctctctctcacacacacacatacacacacatacacacagacattttctcactcactcacacacacacacacacacacacacacacacaagaatactACACATACCTTCAAAGTCCTACTACCATATTGTATTTTGGTATGAAATTTCTGAGCTTTGTAGCTGAACTTCAAAATTAAAAGTTGTGGTTGCTTGAcacataacaaaaaaaagaataagtAATTCTAAGAATaagtaatgacacacacacaccccacagagGCCTTTCTTACCATCACAAGGTTTCATCCCCACCAGTTTTACCATTTACCCATGTGCTCATCCTCAgctgttgtttggtgtggtgtagtgtacaTTTGATGTGATTGTGTTTCAGTGCGTGCAATGGTGTGTTTGAGAGTAGAGCTGTGTGTTTTGCCAAGttcaatactgtgtgtgtgtgtgtgtttagggcaGGGGGTGTATCTATGCatttatatttttgtgtgtgtatttttgtggtgtgtgtttgtttgtttgtttgtgtgtgtgtctgtttattctTTGATCAGCCCCGTCACATTTTACTGCACATTTAGTTTCACGGTCATGCCTgctttcactctcactcgccTATGATCTCTAGTTCTCACCAGCTGTTGCTTTTTCCCTCACATTGGGTTGTTTATTtcttaaggggaaaaaaaaacctctttgcATGTCAGGTTATTTGGCAGTTACTCAGTCACTGACACTGCATAATGTAGTCTTGACTTTAAAAGGTAGCCCATTTGATGCCAAAACAGTCATCAAGCCCAAGGTTTATTTTCCCAGAAATGTGTCCATTAAGATGGATGATTGTCTTAATGAACTCAGTGAGTGGACAGTCCTGGAAAAATTGATAAATCGCTACTTGCTTGTGGGGTTGCAGTCGGTGGCGTCAGAGCCACTGACTCAGTCAAGaagctgtagtgtagtggttaaggagctgggctagcatgcagtagcttgaaagttgtgggttcaattcccagctttaGCAGTCATGCCCTTGAGCCTTGCTCtagggacaatgtaatgacaatgtaatctcttgtaatatagttgacatatgaaGGTCAGAACAGAAAAAGGTGTGCtagatgtaatgtaatgtaaaagaaGTCTTGTTTCTGGTCATGGCACCTTGAGACAATGTCAGTCGTGGTGCTATATTTAAATGAAACCAAGTAGAATTGAACGTTCCCCTGGAGAAAAGAGCCCATCTAATGTTGGGAACAGCCATGGCAGTCTCTCCTGAGTGAGTCGTGTCGGGAGCAGGAAGTTGTGTCCTCAGAGCGCTGCTTGTGACCCTGCTGCGGTGTGAGGCGAGGTCATTCCAAAGAGGAAGTTGCCCTCTTGTGGTACTcactgctgccccctgctggactGCAAAGCGCTGCATCTGTTTTTAGGGGTGCCCAGATGCCACTGCAATATCCAATTGAATTCAGTCAAATTATCTTCAAATGAAATCAATCTGACAGAAAGAACCTGCTAAGCTCTTAACTAAACAAGCTGTCGTCAAACAAAGTTTAAAACGAAAGAATGCGAGAATAACATTAAAAGAAACATGCCCGAAAGACCAAAACACTTGGCATGACATTCATTAAAATTGCTGTGTGACTTCCATACTGTGGTGGCCATTAGTGGTCAGTCGTGTGTGGCTGAGGATTGGCCGATTCATCATCACTGCTTTTGCTTGGCCATGGGACTCCAGTCTGCTTGCTTGCCTTTCTTTTTTCCACTTTTCTGTTTTGTTAATAACTGCATTtcactcttgtttttttttttcctttttcttttcttttcatttcatttcttctgtccttccttcctttctttctttctgtcgttcttgctttttttcctttcttgtcTCTCTTGCGTTGGCCCTCTGATTCTCTGTTGCGCTGTGTGTGGCCCGCTGGGCTGCAGCCATCAGCGTTCTCCCATCCAGCCGCAGTGTTGGGGAGTTCTCCTCCGCACTGCCTCCACTGCCGCCTCACAGTAagtctcattgtgtgtgtgtgtgtgtgtgtgtgtgtgtgtgtgggatatcTTGAGTGTGATTGGGTGGGTATGATGCAGCCCATccaaaagtgagtgtgtgagaattcTGAATGCATTTTTTGGTCATTGTGTGGTTTTGTTGGAGTCGCACTGtctgttagtgtctgtgtggttgttgATGCATTGGTTTTGTCTGTCTGGCATTATCGTCTTTTACATGTCCACAAGTAATTGTCTTTGTTTTAAAGTGTGTATCCGCCCATTCAGTCCTGCCGATAATAAAGTTAATCTCTctttacacatttacacacacacaaacacacacacacacacatacactctccacTCTCTGTTGAATGAATAGAAACATGTGTTACTATCTTTATTGTTTCACTTACTCCCTCCCATTTGGTTCAAATTTCTAAGCCCACCCTTCTCCCCTAGATACGAAGTTGACCACTCGCGACCTTTGCCCTATCAACCGTGAGCTCACTAGGGCAGTGGAATTTCCTATGCACTCCCTGCCCCCAACTTTTAGTTATTGATAAGACCACTAACCTCGACATAAACCAAGATAAGCCGTGTGTCTCATTTgagataatttttttttttgttgagcgCTTAAGACATCTCTGCATTGCAGTAAATGTGACCGCATAATGATTATGGCGCCATGGTTTTATTATTAGAGCTGGTGGAGTGTGCTTCCAGCGGTTGCAAGTTCGTTTGAGGTCATGCTGGACTGGTTACCATCGGCGACAGAAATGTGTacgcgcacacattcacaccaaattgTGAAGAGACGGTTTAGAGAATGCACTCTTTTTGTCTCAGGTGCACACGCAGAGGTTGGCCCATTTTTGGCATCGGTAATCTTTGGTATAACCTCTTTTTACTTTGCACTCAGACACattctatttctgtctctcttcctctctctctcccacacacacacacacactctctacacagTTAAAATGCAGTGTGCACCATCAGTCTTCGCTAAAACGGGCTAcacttggagtgtgtgtatgtgttgcacCTGTCACGATCCTATGAAATCAGGTTCCCTATATATAGTACCACCCTTCCAGAACACTCCAATGtgaaggacacacagacacacactcacacacacacacacacacacacacacacacacacacacacacacacacacacacacaggtgttccACTCTTGCCCTATTATTGGTTTCTAGATCTTTTTCATTCCCCCCCCCTCGGAGATGATTTTctttactctctcctctcttggtttgttttccctctctcacgcAGGAGGCTCCTCGGGACTAGCTAACGCCAATTTTGCAAATTTTGACCACTTCCCCAAATCCTGTAGTGCGGACTTTGGAGCGCTGGGCACGCAGCGAGGCGCGTCGGCAGGCGCAGACGCAGGCAGAGTAGACGGCGCTAGTAGCGTGCCCGCCGACAAATATGCGGCCCTGGCAGACCTGGACGGCATCTTTAACACGGCCCAGTCTGAGTCAGGTATGCCCCAAAAGACAGAGCTGTTGCAAGCAGCCCGCACGGCCCAGTctgtgtggcagagagagagtgagagagagagagagagcgagagagagagagagagagatggtgtctCATAAGGCAGGCAGCTGTGAAGGAACACAAGGGTGTGTGGATCTGGTGCACTGGTCTTAAAGAACTCTGGAGGGAGCAACTGAATGTTCTCGGCCCTTTCAACAATAAAGACGACGTGTTTCAAACACATGCCATGCCCTTTGAGACCACTTCTGTCCATGTCGCATGGATTTGCATGCGGATAATAAGACATTCTCAATTAAATGTAAACACCTTTTACATGTTTCTATGgtgtttgtatatatttttacatATCTTTATATTGTATAAGTAACATACAAAATATATTCCTGTTATAAAACTTTTTGCTCATATCGGCCCAGTTTCTCCAAAGAGATGTGTACGATTTACTCAAGTGGTCCCAAAGAACAATGGCCGCCATTCCACAGTGGCGTCATCTCGGGTGCGGATTAAGAAGCAGCTCAATCCAGTGTTCTTTGAGGTCAGTCATCTGGAGTCGGTTTAGGCCTGGATTAAGTCCACCTGAAGTCCACCCCAGAGCTGCCTGCTCTCTGAGCTGCTGAAGCAACACTCAGTTAGGATCCACAACTGAACAGGCATAGTGTtggacaccaaaaaaaaaaaaaaaaaacgtgtttcAACAGCAGGTGCAAGTCCACACTGTAGGTGGCATACCTTAACACCACTGGATTGGAGGGGACTGTGAAGAGGGTTTAAATATCGTTGTTGGGGCTTTATTCCATAAAGTATTGGTTGAAAATCTAGTGTAAAATTTGAGACACCAGTAACAGAtaagtgtgtgcatactgtattgtTTAGGTCTTCTTGCTGAATAATTACAGCAGCTACTGCTTAAAGGTCCGCATACAAGAAAGGCTATAACAAGAAAGCCGTGCTAGATAACAGTTCTACTGAACTGTACTGAAGTAAATGGTAGCTTCAATGTGTATCTGTCATCAGGTATTTTTTGTCCTACTTGTCATAGTTTTCTCTGATGTGGAAGGCCCAGCCAGACACAAAGCCTTCCATGGGCATATGGGCCTATACTGGGTGAGAAGGAAAACCAACCAACCACATTGCACCTTTTCATTTGAGATCATGTTTAGAAACAGAATACTTACAGTAACAATGTCCGCTTACAATAGGTGCAGTAAGCGATTTGGGCAGGTGCTTCCCTCAAAGAGCACAGAATGCACAAAGTCAGCCTCAAAAAAGAAACCCTCAAcactgtgtttgttgttgttgttgttgtttgtgtcagCACATTCACAAAAAGACAAGTTGTTCCTTTGGCCCTCCACCCCTCTTTATTCCAGAGGCTATGTACTGTCAGGTTGCATACTTTTTGTTTTAGCctcactgttcacacacacacacagacacagacaaatgcacttgcacggcactcacacacactcaataatcTGCATCGTCGGCCTTGTTTCCGATCAGCTCCTGTTAAAAATATAAAAGTCTTGCCTCATTCATTCAAGAGCTCCCGACTAATAATACCGTTTGTGTGATCAATCGTAAACAAACGCTaatgtaacgttaatgttatGACTGCTGCTGCAGATGTATGTGATCCCATTGAAGTAAAAACACCCTACTTTCATGTCTTTTTTAAATGACAGTCCAAAACACAAAGTAAAACATTTACACGATAAAGTACAGATATGGGACATGcacctttttttgcctttatacGTGAACAAAACTTCCTGCTGACTGAAGTTGATTGTGTTGACATTATGTACTAGAGGTATATCTATAATATTGATGGTATTGAGAATTTTTCTAGTGAAGAAGTAGGGCAAATGCAATAGAAGTATGTATACATTAATGTCATACCAGGGGTGCGTTCGAATTCAGCAAGCATTGGCGAACGTTTGTAAATGGTTTTTGTAAACTGTTTTTTCCTTTacagttaaatttgaatgatttggtgttaGCATTTCACTGTAATGCTAATTGCAGTGTTACCTTTGTCAAGCCCTTGTCCAGCGCCACTGTATGTTCGGGGAGAACTACCCTCTCGGaccgttcgccaaaaactcaaggcaaaATTGCTGGCAGCGAACACATAGGAACTACTATTAACGACGACACGTGGTGCACTCAGTAGTCCAAAAAGTATGACTGTAACTCGATATTAGTGCCAACTGTGTCATAGGTCATTGAGCCTTTAGatgagctactgtatgtcctcaccctctgtctctctcagagaGACACAACTCTGGGCTGTTTGTCGATGGTATAATGTAAGACTCTTTCACTCGCCCACACAACCCCActcttgtatctgtgtgtgtgtcctttaggGGGTACTGTCCCGAGTGGGGTGAGCGCTGTCCCTCCCTCGGCAGGCGTAGGGCCCCCGCCAGGCCCTGTGGTGTCAATGGGGGGCGACCGCTACGCCGCGCTGGCCGAACTGGACAACGTCTTCAGCTCGTCCGCCCCGCCCACCAGCGTCTACAACACCATCAGCACGGCGCAGGAGTGAGACACGCACCCTCTATGTCTGCTCAGaacctgtctgtctatctgtctgtctgtctgtctacctgtctgtctgtctgtctgtctgtctgtgatgaGATCTGGGAAAACCCATCACAATTTTACCAACTTATGGTTCTGATACCATTCTAGCAACATCCAAGATTTTGGGAGGATGGTATCCAGGATTTTGCTAAGGGACAGTGTCATGAATGTTGCTAGCTTAATATAAGAatcttattatacggctcttcacaatgcaagtactTCAGGGCGAAACAAGACCCCTCTGCTTCGCGTCGGGGTCCGGTTTGCCCTGTCGGTACTTATTCtaccgataatgaccagcgttctatacattatcccttaatTGAATTGGTCAAATTTCACCAGGGAGGGTTGAAACAGAGCAAAAATGAAGGATTTTTGAGTGCACCATGTGATGGGATTTTGTAGATCATATCACACATACCTGCTTGTCCTGAAGTGAGACACGCACCTGTTTAGTCAGAATCTCGCTGTCCATCTGTCGgtaacacacgcacatgcacacacttacctctctctcttgagtGAGTTGAGTGTTGACCCACTTGTCCTGGTCAGTGCTGCTGCCTTCTCCTATTCTAGTTCCCTGACTGTGTTGTTGACGCCTCTTACAGCGCCTAGTCTTTTCTTGCTCCAGTCCTTTGGCTCACTTTCAGACTTTTTTCCAGATCAGCAGCCTGTATCCCTCCatctaattgtgtgtgtctgtgtgtgtgtgtgtgtgtgtgtgtgtgtctttcagaaCCATGTTTGGCGCTGTAACTAGTGTGTCCTCAGCACAGATGCAGCAAGGATTACCCAACATGCCGCAGTGCTTTGGAGGTAGGTTCTGAGGAATTTACTTACAAGCTCTTACAGTGAAACACTCTTCACTCCAACCACTCCACTGCATTCATgtacttgtttttgttgttgatttgtttgtttgtttgtttgttttccttgtgTCTGCAGGTCCTTCGACGAACCCTTTTGTTGCCTCAGCGGTTGCCCCGGCAGCGGTTGCCCCCACCAACCCATTTCAGACCAATGGCAGAGCAGCTGCCGTGGCCACAGCAGGTGAGGGTGGAGCTTGCAGAAGAAAGAGCTAATCTCATTTTTGAGCGCGCGCGAACACCATAATTTGATAAGATCCTGTAATTTCATAATGAATCAGGTTCATCTGAGTGGAAGCCAGTTGTCAAAGTGGGCGCATTTTCCCAATAAAGTAGTCAGCAGTCAGGAGGTGGAGATTTGCCTATTCTGTGGTGTTGAGACGACTTCTTTCATCCCTCATGGTTTATTCAACAACTCATGAAGCACACCCAGTCACATAAATGCATTTACAGAATGAGGCCAAATgtgacaggaacacacacacgcgcacacacacagctcagcttgcttgctctctctctctctctgtatatttaACGTTGTTGACAGAACAAAGTTTTAGGAGGCAGTGAGAGTGTTCTCATTTCAGCACAGATGAATGGAGGTATTGCGATTAATACGGCCTCTCTCTATTGCTGCAGCTATGTGTTTGTtctgcacatgtctgtgtgggcATCCCTCAGGTTTTCAGTGTTAAAAGCCCATAACACagatttagagtgtgtgtgtgtgtacaggtgtgtgtgtgtacaggtgtataAGGGTAAGACACACTCAtggctctgtctgtttgttgcaATGCTGGTCAGGCCTCTTAGGAGCCCTGCAGGGGCAGGGTTTCATCCCTGCTCATTTTGgtatgtttctctttctctccctctctcttttttctctctctatcttgtatctctctccctctccctttaccTCTGCCTATCTTTAAATCCAGCTTTCTTTTTTCAATCTTTATTATCTCTTTTTATCTACACTGTGTCTGTTTATTTCCGCCTTGTGTAGTTAATCTGTGTTAGTGCATTAATAGAGCCTGCTGGAACTGCATGTTCCACAATGCACTGGGCCAAACCTGGTAGACAGCACATCCCTCAACCTAGTGCTACCAGAGCGCCACTCTTCCCTTCTGGCACGGCCATACACACACGTTTTGTGTTGGCCATGCAGCTAACTCCTGTATGTgggtctctcttttctctctctctctccctctctctccctctctctctctctttcattctttctttctctccctctcccctgtgtCTCCCTGTGTTTCCCTGTTCCTTAGCTCCTCCGCAGTTGTGAGTTCTACCCTGTAAAGTCTTAAGATCCTAAATCTGCACAGATCTGCTGTTATCCTCTGATGTGGGAGTGGGCACCTGTCTGTCACAATTTATAATACATCTACAGAGAAAGGATTTGATAACAAATACATAGATGAATGAGCGCTCCGCTCCCAGATCAGATATAACGGTGTAATGTTGCCTGTTGGTACTTGTCCATTTTGGCAGATGCTTGTAGAAGTAGTGGTAAGTGTCAACAGAGTGGGAGTGATGTACCAGGGACAAGTCTACCCCATCCACAGCTCAGGATCATCTACAGTACTAATACACAAAAATGCAGCCAGCTTCATAATAATCTCAACTTGAATGATCTATTTTTCTCACGAATTTCCTGTGACGTGAGCCAAGCACAAGTTGAGTGTTTTCGAATTCTCTATCACaaattcaactttttttttgtaacccCATCTTTCTAAACTTGCGTGGGTCTGCTGTTTGGCTGGACAGTATACAGATAGCTGGCTAGGGAGTGGTCAAGAAGTTTTAAGACCACTGTTTCAATAGAagtctccatggcaaccctgGCAATGTTTTTCTAGTTGGCTACGCTGGCCAGAGCGTTAATCTATCCCTGACCATCACTGCCCACTGTTAGAAGGCGTTGAAAAAGTTAAAGAGTGTTAAGCGTGTCCTTTGTGTGTCAAAATGATTAATTAATGTGGGAGATgactgttgtgttttctgttgcgAGAGTGAATTAGAAGTGCCTGCTATATATTGAGTGATCTAACAGAAatcatttgtctgtctgtctctctctctctctctctctctgtgtgtgtgtgtgtgtgtgtgtgtgtgtgtgtgtgtgtgtgtgtgtgtgtgtgtgtgtgtgtgtgtttagcctcGTTTGGCACAGGTTCCATGAGTATGCCAGCTGGCTTTGGAAATGCAGCGGCCTACAACATGCCCACCAGCTTTAGTGGAACCTTCCAGCAAGCCTTCCCTGGTCAAGCTTTCCCCCCGACCCAGGCATTCCCTCCACAgcccaatggtgtgtgtgtgtgtgtgtgtttggagaacaCACAATATGTCCattgtacatatgtgtgtgcatgcacttgtCTGGGCATTGGAGGTGTTGGTTTTGGTGTAACGGTTTAATGCAGTTAAAAGCACAACCTGTGAATGACTAATTTgacccatttgtgtgtgtgtgtgtgtgttgctgataaTACTGCCATGTGATATACAGGTGTGTATGTTCtctactgtgcgtgtgtgcttagGTAGGTAGGT
The Sardina pilchardus chromosome 13, fSarPil1.1, whole genome shotgun sequence genome window above contains:
- the agfg1a gene encoding arf-GAP domain and FG repeat-containing protein 1a isoform X1, producing the protein MAASAKRKQEEKHLKMLREMTSLPPNRKCFDCDQRGPTYANMTVGSFVCTSCSGILRGLNPPHRVKSISMTTFAQQEIEFLQKHGNEVCKQIWLGLYDDRTSSVPDFREPQKVKEFLQEKYEKKRWYVPPEQARVVASVHASISGSSASSTSSTPEVRPLKTLLGESAPTLHLNKNTPSQSPVVVRSQQMQMSHQEKKFDLLSDLGGDIFAAPPSQASSSSSANFANFAHFNSHPAPNANASADFANFDAFGSSAAAATPAPFPSAPPAGGSSGLANANFANFDHFPKSCSADFGALGTQRGASAGADAGRVDGASSVPADKYAALADLDGIFNTAQSESGGTVPSGVSAVPPSAGVGPPPGPVVSMGGDRYAALAELDNVFSSSAPPTSVYNTISTAQETMFGAVTSVSSAQMQQGLPNMPQCFGGPSTNPFVASAVAPAAVAPTNPFQTNGRAAAVATAASFGTGSMSMPAGFGNAAAYNMPTSFSGTFQQAFPGQAFPPTQAFPPQPNGASFSAFGQPKPVPAFGQPMAAPGVSSNPFLMGAPAQFPTGNSSTNPFL
- the agfg1a gene encoding arf-GAP domain and FG repeat-containing protein 1a isoform X3; translation: MAASAKRKQEEKHLKMLREMTSLPPNRKCFDCDQRGPTYANMTVGSFVCTSCSGILRGLNPPHRVKSISMTTFAQQEIEFLQKHGNEVCKQIWLGLYDDRTSSVPDFREPQKVKEFLQEKYEKKRWYVPPEQARVVASVHASISGSSASSTSSTPEVRPLKTLLGESAPTLHLNKNTPSQSPVVVRSQQMQMSHQEKKFDLLSDLGGDIFAAPPSQASSSSSANFANFAHFNSHPAPNANASADFANFDAFGSSAAAATPAPFPSAPPAGGTVPSGVSAVPPSAGVGPPPGPVVSMGGDRYAALAELDNVFSSSAPPTSVYNTISTAQETMFGAVTSVSSAQMQQGLPNMPQCFGGPSTNPFVASAVAPAAVAPTNPFQTNGRAAAVATAASFGTGSMSMPAGFGNAAAYNMPTSFSGTFQQAFPGQAFPPTQAFPPQPNGASFSAFGQPKPVPAFGQPMAAPGVSSNPFLMGAPAQFPTGNSSTNPFL
- the agfg1a gene encoding arf-GAP domain and FG repeat-containing protein 1a isoform X2, producing the protein MAASAKRKQEEKHLKMLREMTSLPPNRKCFDCDQRGPTYANMTVGSFVCTSCSGILRGLNPPHRVKSISMTTFAQQEIEFLQKHGNEVCKQIWLGLYDDRTSSVPDFREPQKVKEFLQEKYEKKRWYVPPEQARVVASVHASISGSSASSTSSTPEVRPLKTLLGESAPTLHLNKNTPSQSPVVVRSQQMQMSHQEKKFDLLSDLGGDIFAAPPSQASSSSSANFANFAHFNSHPAPNANASADFANFDAFGSSAAAATPAPFPSAPPAGGSSGLANANFANFDHFPKSCSADFGALGTQRGASAGADAGRVDGASSVPADKYAALADLDGIFNTAQSESVFSDVEGPARHKAFHGHMGLYWVRRKTNQPHCTFSFEIMFRNRILTVTMSAYNRCSKRFGQVLPSKSTECTKSASKKKPSTLCLLLLLLFVSAHSQKDKLFLWPSTPLYSRGYVLSGCILFVLASLFTHTHRHRQMHLHGTHTHSIICIVGLVSDQLLLKI